The sequence GCGACCAGTGCGGCCATGGGGATCTTGGAGACGATCGGGCCGAGGACGATGCAGAGGATGAGCAGGAAGAACCCGGCGAGGAAGGTGGACAGCCGGGTGCGGGCCCCGTTCTTGACGTTGATCATCGTCTGGCCGATCATCGCGCAGCCGCCCATGCCGCCGAAGAAGCCGGTGACGATGTTGGCGATGCCCTGACCGATGGACTCGCGGGTCTTGTTGGAGCGGGTGTCGGTCATCTCGTCCACCAGCTTGGCGGTCATCAACGACTCCATCAGCCCGACCAGGGCCATCGCCAGCGCGTAGGGCGCGATGACGGTCAGGGTGTGGAGGCTGAACGGGACGTCCGGCAGTCCGGGCACGGGCAGAGAGGAAGGCAGCTTGCCCTTGTCACCGACGGTGGGGACGACGATTCCGGCCGCGACGGTGACGACGGTGAGGATGACGATGGAGACCAACGGCGCGGGCACGGCCTTGGTGAGCCGCGGGAAGAACACCATCAGGGCGAGCCCTGCGGCGACCAGCGGATACACCGCCCACGGCACATCGAGCAGGTTGGGTATCTGGGCCGTGAACAGCAGGATCCCCAGGGCGTTGACGAAGCCGACCATCACCGAGCGCGGCACGAACCGCATCAGTGTGGCCACACCCAGCGCGCCGAGGACGATCTGGAAGACACCGGCCAGGATGACGGTCGCGATCAGGTAGCCGAGGCCGTGCTCGCGGACCACGGGCGCCACGACCAGAGCCACCGCACCGGTGGAAGCCGAGATCATCGCGGGGCGGCCGCCAACAAGGGCGATCACCATGGCCATGGTGCAGGCCGCGAACAACCCCACCTTGGGATCGACCCCGGCGATGACCGAGAAGGAGATCGCCTCGGGGATCAGCGCCAGGCCGACGACCAGGCCGGCCAGCACCTCCGTACGGAACACCTTCGGGGACAGCCATGGCGGGCGGAAGCCGCGCAGCCGCGCGACGGGGGACGGTGCGTAAGAAGACAAGGGGAAGCGAAACCTGTCGTGGTCGGGCCCGCCCCGGCCATAGGGACGTGCGGGAGAGGGCGGAAGGCCGGGACGGCAATCCACGAAGCCGGCGAACGCCGGGCGAAATGACTGGGCGCGGCGTACGCCCCACTCGGTTCGGCCGCTGCTCAAGGGCGAGGGGTCACGGCGGGCAAGCAGCGGCGCCGGGCACGATGGGCATGCGCCCGCTCTCCCCTACTGACATCGGTCTTCGGTCTTCGTCGGGGGCGTCGTCGGCCCCGACACGGCTGGCGGCCGCGGGAGGTTATCCCGCGCCATGGAACGAGGGACGGAGCACGGCAGGGAGCCACCCACACATCCACCGTCCAGCGATTCTACCGAGACGCATCGCGCATCGGGCCGCGCACCGGTCACCGGCTGGATGGACCTCGCACAGGCGAGATGGCGGTCGACACGGTGAGTAGTCGGTGTGTCTCGCAAAGCCGACCGGGTCATCGAAGGCATCCCAGCCTCCATGGGACGGCGCGGTCGAACGCTTGATCTTGACGCCTCCTTAGCGCCTTCATAGCGGTCCGCTGACGTATCGTTAACGCCAGGTGAGCCGGGAAGTCTGGTCGGCATGCAGTGCGTTTCTCCGCTTCGTCGGCCATGAAAGGCTCTCCCGCACATGACTCTCCCCAAGGCCGCCGTGTCCGCGGCCATACCGCCGGTGCGCTCCAGCCGGGGACCCCGCACGTCGGTGCTGTTCATCGCCTTCGCCTTCGCGGTGATCGCGGATCCGGTCTCCTCCGTCGCCTACGCCATCGAAGCGGCCCTGCGTGCGCTCCACGGTGACTTGGCGCTGCTGCTGCCCACCATGTCCTTGGTGGTCGGCCTCGTCGTCGTGGTGACCGCGAACTACTGGCAGCTGGTGCGCCGCTTCCCCAAGGGCGGTGGCGCGGCCGCCGCGGCCGGGCGGGCATTCGGGCCGCGCTGGACGTTCCTGCCCATCGGCGCACTGGTGGTCGACTTCGTCCTGACCATCGGTATCTCCATCTCGGCAGCGGCCAGCGCGGCCATCGCCCTCTTCCCCGGGCTCGCCGGGGCACGCGTCCCTCTGGCCCTGGGGCTGCTCGTGCTGGTGGCCGGGCTGACCTGGTTCGGGCACGGCGGCCGCCTGCTGTTCGCGGCGATGACCGTGCTGTTCGTCGTGGTCTCCGTCGCCGTCCTGGTCCTCGGCTTCGTCAGCCCGCACGAGGTGGGCCACGCCCCGGCCAGTACCGACGCCGGACGACCTGCCGCGCTGGCCGTCGTGCTCGCCTTCCCCGTCGCGATGGCCCTGGCCACCGGCGTCGAAGCACCCTCCACTGCGATCGCCCAGCTCGGCCAGCTCGACGACACCCACCGACGCCGCTTCGGCCGCGGCACCCTCGCCCTGCTGTTGGTCATCGTCGGCGGCCTGACGCTCGCGCTCACCGCCCTCGCACTGCACCTGCACATCGGCATCCCGGCCGCCGAGTCCACCCAGATCGCCGACATCGCGCGCTCCGCCACCGGACCCGGCTGGCTGTACGGGGCGTTCCAGCTGACCAGTTCCCTGCTCCTGCTCGCCGCCGCCAGTTCCTCCTTCCAGGCGGGCCCCGGCCTGCTCAAGGCCCTGGCCGGAACGGCAGGCGCTCCCGGGGTCCTGCCGCCGGTCCTCGGCCGCACGAACAGGCACCACACCCCGTACTGGTCCGTCGTCGCGTACTTGATCGCCGCCGCCGTGATCATCGTGGCCGCAGCGGGCGAGGAGCAGGAACTGGTCCTGTTCTACGCGGTCGCCGTCTTCGTCAGCTTCCTGGTCGGCCTCGTGGCAATGGCCCGCTTCGCCCGCGCGGAGAAGAAGCCGACCCTGGCCTGGGTCAACGCCCTCGCCGCAGCCGCCGTCGCGTTCACCCTGGCGGTGAACCTGCTCCGCGGCTGGCCGATGCTCTCCCTCGCCGCCACCCTCCTCATCGCCGGGGCCCTCTACCTCCGGTGGGTCCGCGCCGGACGCCCGGACGGCATCGAGGACGTCGAGGCCCAGGCCGAGGTCCAAGCCGAGGCCCTGCCCGAGGCGACCGGGTGAATCGATGATCTCCGCCGTCGATCCCGAAGCCGGCATGTGTACAAGACCCGATACCGGAGGCAGGACGGGCGCGAAGCCCGCCTCGCCGTCGAGCCGGAGACCGGACCGATCACCGCGATAACCTTGCGGTCCACTGTCGGCGCCGAACACCAGGCCCGCGGCATGCTCCGCACCGAGTTCGTACAGGTCCGGTGGGTGTTCGACTGTCATCGGCCTTCTAGGCGTCCGGGGCCATGTCGGTGGGCCGGACGCTGGTTCATCCGCCAGCAATACGCGCGCGGATACGTCGTCAGCGGGGCTCATGCTGGAGGACCACACAGTCCGCCAGCATGAGCCCCAGGCGTGGGCAGGCCGGTTGGCATGTCCGTCCCGAAATTCCCCGGAAATTTGGGCCCTCGATCAGCCCTACACGGCATTAGTGCAGGTCAGAGGCTCCCCCTTTCTCCATCCACCAGGTGCCTTCTAAGCACTTGGCCGCAGGTTCGAGTCCTGCCGGGGGCGCCATCGCCCGTACTGCACCCAGCCCTCCCTGGCGGAGGGCTTTTTTGCTGGTCAGAAGCAGTTCAGTGGACGCGGCGTGGCGGCTTCGGCAGGGCCAGGATGGCTCCCGGCGGCGAGGGCGCCAGTCCGGCTGACGCCGGTTTTGAACGGCTCCCGGCGGCCGGCCCTCCCGAAAACTTCCCGAAGTTTTCCGACAGCTTCGAGCACGCCGACGGCGGCAGCGCCCAAGACATCGGCCAAGAACTTCTCGGGGACACCTACGCCGGCACCGACCACGCCTTCCGGCTGGACAAGAAGTGGGGCGGCCCCGTCTCCGTACATGCCGACGGATCCGTATGCGCCATCCGGCTACCGCCTGGCCGACCTCGGGCGCGCAGCTAGCGAGCCTCCTGTCCCGAAAGCGCCGGAAGTCTGGGGACGTGGCCTGCCTCCGAACGCAAACATGCAGGTCACTGGCCCGCTTCCCCGCACGGTGCCCAGATGCCAGGGACGGTCCGGACCGGTGACCGGCACACCGGCGACGGACAGCCCCCGGGATGCCGGGCCGGGCAGGCGCGCGGGCCGGTCCGGCCCGGCCCGTCCCGGCCGAGCGAGACCCCGATCACAAGTAGCGCCCCCTGCACTCCCATGCACGCACCCTCCCCCACAAGTAAACATTGACATGTCGAAGTCGACATGTGCAATATCAGGGCGACGACGGAACGGCGCATACCCGCCAACCGCCGCACGGGGCACGGGGGTACGGGCCGTGGACCTTCCCACCGCCACCCACCCCCGAACAACACGCGTGCGCAGAAGAGCGCACACCACAGAAGGAGAAACCGATGGCGACGACCCGGGGCCTGGCACGACCCACGCGGACAGGGAAACCACGCAAGGCGGCCATCGCGGCCCTGCTGGCGGCCCTCACGATCCTGGGCCCCATGGGAATGCAGCCGGCAGCCGCGACCGAAGGCGACTGGCAGATTCTCAACGACCCCCACGCGCGCACGCCCGACACACCCGTCGGGATCGACACCGGCTCCGTGATGCGGGGCGAGGACAACAGGATCTGGTGGACGCCGGGTGGGGCCAGTCCCATGCAGCCCATTCCCGGCGATTGGCGGACGAACGACGCGCCCGCCGTAGTCGCACACAACGGCCGGGTGATGGTCTTCATCCGCGGCACCGACAGCCGCCTGTACTACGCCACACTGATCGACAGCAGCAACAATCGGTGGACCAGTTGGACCGGAGTTCCGCAGTCAAACGCCCTCGGTACCCCCACGGTGGTCAGCAGCGGCGACGAGTTGTCGGTGTTCTACACGAACAACCGCCACCAAATCGTGCGGAGCCTGTACCGCTCGGCGGCACCGACGGGCTGGACACACCTCAACGAAGCCGTGCCGGGGAACGCGACGACCGACTCCTCACCGGCGGCCGTGGCCTACGGTCCGGGCCGGGAGAACATCGCCGTCTTCTACCGCGGCACCGACAACCACATCTACCGGCAGAACTACTACACGGACAGCCAGGTGTGGGACAACCGCTGGACGCAGGTCGGCGGCGCCGTCACCCACTCGCGGCCCGCTGTCGCCGCCGGCGGAACCCTCCGCGACACCATCATGGTCGCGGTACGGGGTGAGGACAACTACCCCTGGGTGACGACGATCGAGGCCGGCCGAACCACATACGACTGGCACCCACTCCACGGCGCGCAGCTCACCACCCACGCCCCCTCCCTGTGGGCATCGGTCGCCCGGACCTCCATCTACCTTGCCATCACGGCTGCCACACAGATCGGCCATGACATCCCGCTGTACAAGCGAGTGAACTAGGCCCGTGTGATGCCGTGATCAATCTTGCCGATCCGGGTCCCTCGGGAAGGGGGATCCGGTAGGAAGACGATCACGGCAAGCAGGCAACTCGGCAACGCACAGCGGAAGTTGATCGAGCCGTTCCTGCCGACAGGCGAGTACCGGCCGTGCCCCGGGCGGCTGCGGATCAGTTCGAAGGGGTGGTCCGGCGGATCCGCACCAGCAGCCAGTGGCAGGAGACGCCCGGCGAGTTCGAGCCCGTGGCCGACGGCCGCCATCGAGCAGGACCGAGCCCGTCAAGAGGGGGCGGACCACCCGCGGCGACAGTAGCGGTCGACGGCGGTGCGAGCTTCAGCCAGGCGCGCCCGCCCGGATCCGGTGACTGCGCAGACGGTCCGGATTCGGGCGCCGTTCGATCAGGCCCTCCAGTTCGAGACGACCGGGCATCTCGTCGGCGGCTTGCCGGGAGCTTGCCGCCTCTCAACGACCCGACCGCATCGGCGGGGATCCCCTGCTCAGCCCTCCTCAGGGATCGTCAGGTTCTTGACGATCGGATTGAAGATTCCCATGACGACGCCTCCACCGCTGCCGAAGTCCAGACAGCAGTTGATCCTCGCCGTACTCCTGTTGTCCTCGCTGCTGATCTGGCTGGACAACACCATCCTCACCACCGCCTTCGAGACCCTCGCCGATCCGGTCCGCGGACTGGGTGCCAGCCCCGCCCAGCTGCAGTGGGCCACCGGCTCGTACACCTTGGTCTTCGCCACCTTGATGTTCACCTCCGGCGCCCTGGGCGATCGTTTCGGGCACCGGAACGTGCTCGCCACCGGGATGGCGGTCTTCGCCGTCGCCTCGGTGTGGGCGGCGTACGCGGGCGACGCCGGCCAACTGATCGCCGCTCGGGCCGCGATGGGCATGGGGAGCGCGCTGATCATGCCCGCGCAGATGGCCCTCCTCATGTGGACCTTCAGCGGTCCCGCCCGGGCGAGCGCGGTCGGCATCTCCTCGGCGTCCGCCGGTGTCGGAGTCGCCGCGGGCCCGCTGCTGGCCGGCGTCCTCCTCAGCCACTTCTGGTGGGGCTCGATCTTCCTGGTCAACATCCCGATCGCGGTGCTGTCGCTGGTGGGAATCGTCACGCTGGTCCCGAACTTCCGCAGCCCCACCCCGCGCCCGCTGGACCCTGCCGGGCTGCTGCTGTCGATCAGCGGGCTCGCCTTCCTGGCCTACGGGCTGATCCACGCGGGGCAGGTGGCCTCCTGGAAGCCGGTGTCGGTCTGGGGCACGATCGCCGTCGGAGTGGCCCTGCTGGCCGGCTTCGTGCTCGTCGAACTGCGCCACCGGCAGCCCAGCTTCGACCCCCGGCTGCTCGCCCAGCGCATGTTCGGCCTCGCCAACGTGGCGCTCGGGCTGCTGATGCTTGCCATGACCGCCGCCAGCTTCTACGGCGCCTTCTACCTGCAGGGCGCACGCGACTTCTCGCCGCTGCAAGCGGGCCTGGCGTTCGCCCCGAACGCGCTCGGGACGATTGTCGGAGCGCCGCTCGGCGTCCGGCTGGCCCGCCGCTGGACGCTCCGCGTGGTCACCGCGACGGCGCTGACCACGGCGGGGCTGGCAATGGGCTGCAACGTGCTCTTCGGGCTGCACACCCCGCTGATCTACAACGAGATCGCCTACACGATCCAGGGCCTGTCGATCGGCATGGTGATCGGTCCGGTGACGGGGGGAATCATGAGCGCCCTGCCGTTGGAACGGGCCGGCGCCGGATCGGCCGTGATGAACACCGCGCGGCAGTCCGGCAGCCTGCTCGGAATCGCGGTAGGCGGCACGATCATGTCGATCACTTACCGGCATGCGATCGAAGGCTCCCTGCATGAGTACGCCGGTCCGGTGCAGGACCAGGCGCGGGTCTCCGCGGAACAGGCCCGGCACACTGCCGCCGCGATCCACCAGCCCGCCCTGGCACACGCCGCCGATGACGCGTTCCTCCACGCCATGCACGTCAGCGCGGTCTGGGCCATGCTGATCGCACTCTCCGGAGCAGTCCTGCTGGCCACTGCCTTGCGTCCTGCCGGAAAGCCCCCAGCGGTGCCCCCGAGGTGCGAAAGGTTGCCCGACATGGCCGCCGGTGGACAGTAGGGAGCCCTCGTGACGGTCACTGCCGGAGCCACCCGGCAGGCTCCAAGAAGGGGAAACGCACATCACCGGGGCCAGGGAATGTGGGATCAGCACATCCAAAACCCGCACAGGTTTGCCTACGGTTCACGAGACTGCCGATTCCGCATTCCAGCTCACCTCTCGCCTGCAAATGGCTTTGGGCCATCCGGACCAGGCCAGTTCAACCAGGAATTGGTGGACGACTGAGCTTTAAGTTCACTCACGGTCCCTCAGTTCGTCTGCTGCATTGCGCGGCGAGGTAAACGTCCTGACTCCCTGTGGGCCGCGTGCGATCTCGATCGCGCCCTCATCGCCGTTTCGGCGCCCCGTCAGCGCGCCGTCTCAACCATCCGGGAATGCGAGCCCTCCGGCCCGCTCCGCCTCCCGCGGGCCGGACCTCAATCACTGCCAAATCTGGAGCACCACTCATGACTTCCGTTCTGTTCGTCGTCACCGGCGCCACCCACTGGACCCTGGCCAACGGCACCGCGCACCCCACCGGCTTCTGGGCCGAGGAACTCGCCGAGCCGCACCGGATCTTCAGCGAGGCGGGCTACCGGATCACCGTCGCCACCCCCGGCGGTGTCGCCGCCCCGGTCGACCAGGACAGCCTGAGCGCCGCCGTCAACGGCGGCCGGCCCCGGGCCAACCGCCTCGCCACGTACCTGGAGAGCATCAGCGAGGCGCTGGCGCATCCGGCCAAGCTGGCGGAGGTCGACCCGGACGACTACGACCTGGTGTTCTACCCCGGCGGCCACGGCTCGATGGAGGACCTCGCGGTGGACGAGGACTCCGGCCGGATCCTCACCCGCACCCTGGAGTCGGGCCGGCCGCTGGGCGTGGTCTGCCACGCAGGCGCCGCGCTGCTCACCGCCCGCCACGAGGACGGGAGTTGGCTGTTCGCCGGCTACCGGATGACTGCCTTCAGCAACGCCGAGGAGGCCGCTGCCGGCCTCGCGGACAAGGCCCACTGGCTGCTCCAGGACCGCCTGGTCGAGCTCGGCGCCGACTTCGTGGCAGCCGCGCCGTTCACCCCGCACACCGTCGTCGACCGCAACCTCTACACCGGCCAGAACCCCGGCTCCTCCGCCGAGCTGGCCCAGCTGCTGGTCCGGGCCGCCGCCACAGACCCGGCCGAGGTGGTGACGCGGCTGCGCGACACCTTCGACACCGGGCGGACCAGGCCGCTGGCCTGGCGACTGGCCCAGCTGGGCGCCCTGCGCACGCTGCTCACCGAGCAGTCCACGGAGCTCGTGGCCGCGCTCCACGCCGACCTGGGCAAGAACGAGACCGAGGCCTACGGCGAGGTCAGGTTCCTGCTGAACGAGGTGGACCACACGGTGGCGCACCTGGAGGAGTGGCTGGCCCCGCGCCCCGCCGCCGTCCCGGCCACCTTCGAGCCCGCCGAGGCCCGGGTGGTCCGCGACCCGCTCGGCGTGGTGCTGCTCATCGCGCCGTGGAACTACCCGCTGCACCTCGCCCTGGCCTCGATGGTGGGCGCCCTGGCGGCCGGCAACACCGTGCTGCTCAAGCCCAGCGAGCTGGCCCCGGCGACCTCGGCGGCACTGGCCCGACTGCTGCCGCGCTACCTCGACCGGGAGACCGTCGCCGTGGTCGAGGGCGCCGTGCCGGAGACCACCGCGCTGCTGGAGCAGCGATTCGACCACATCTTCTACACCGGCAACGGCACGGTCGGACGGATCGTCATGGCGGCTGCCGCCAAGCACCTCACCCCGGTCACCCTCGAACTCGGCGGCAAGAGCCCCGCGGTGGTCGAGCCGGGCGCCGACCTTGCGGTCACCGCGCAGCGGATCGCCCGCGGCAAGTTCCAGAACGCCGGCCAGACCTGCGTGGCCCCTGACTACATCCTCGCGATCGGCGACACCGCCGCCACACTGGAAGCCGAACTGACCTCCGCCGTCGAGGCGTTGTACGGCCCGGACCCGGCGGCCAGCTCCCAGTACGGCCAGGTCATCAACGAGCGCCACTGCGACCGGCTCACCGCGCTGCTGGGCGACGGCCGCCTGGTCACCGGCGGCGGGCACAACCGGGCCGCGCGCTACATCGCGCCCACCGTCCTCGCCGACGTCTCCCCCGATGCACCGGTGATGGCGGCGGAGATCTTCGGGCCGGTTCTGCCGATCATCGCCGTGCCCGACCTCGACGCGGCGATCGCCTTCATCAACGAGCGGGACAAGCCGCTCGCGCTGTACGCCTTCACCACCTCGGAGCAGACCAAGCAGCGGCTGACCCGGGAGACGTCCTCCGGCGGCCTGGTCTTCGGCCTGACCATCTCCCACCTGTCCGTCCCCGAGCTGCCGTTCGGCGGGGTGGGCGAGAGTGGCATCGGCCGCTACCACGGTGAGTACTCCATCGAAACGTTCAGCCACCTCAAGGCGGTGCTGGACAAGCCGCTGAGCTGAGGTGACGGAGCGGTGGCCCGGCGGCGCGCGGCGGCCGTCCGCGCGGTCCGCGCCGTCGCCCCGTGGCCGTTTCCCCGTCCTGGGATCCGGCCGTCAACGGCGGCCGCCGGTCGCGTCGTGAACAAGGAGCAGCCAGTGGACTCACATCATCGTCATCGTCATGGTCATGGTCATGGTCATGGTCATAGTCATGCCATCGTGATCGGGGGATCGATATCGGGTCTCCTGGCCGCACGGGCGCTCAGTGAGGCCTTCGAGCGGGTCACCGTCATCGACCGGGACGAACTGCCCCGCTCTCCTGCCGCGCGGCGCGGTGTTCCCCAGAGCCGTCAGATCCACGGTCTTCTGGCGCGAGGCACGGAAGTCCTGGAGCAGCTCTTCCCCGGTTTCTCCGACGACTTGGCCGGGGCCGGAGCGCGCTTCGGTGACCTGCAGTCGGACCTCCACTGGTACCAGGACGGACTTCTGCTCAAGCCCGGTGCGTCGGGTCTGATCGGCGCAGCGGCCAGCCGTCCTCTCATCGAACACGTCGTACGCACCCACGTGGCGAGCCTTTCTGGCGTGACGATCGTCGACCGATGCGACGTACTCGCCCTCACCGCCACAGCAGACCGGCGCCGGATCACGGGAGTGCGGCTGCGCGACCGGGCACCGGGCGCTACGGAAGCGGTCGCGGATGCGGATGCGGACCTGGTCGTGGATGCCACGGGCCGCGGTTCCCGGAGCCCCGCGTGGCTCGAAGACCTCGGATACCTGCGCCCGCGCGAGGAGTACATTCGCGTACGGGCCACGTATATGTCGCAGGTCTACCGGCACGAACCCCACCATTTCGACGGACGCATGGGGACGGCGTGTGCCGCTTACCCCGGCACACCGCGCAGCGGGTTCGCGCTGGTACAGGAGGCCGGCCGCGTCGTGATCATGCTGGGCGGGTACCTGGGCACCCAGGCCCCCACCGATCACGACGGCATGCTCGCTTACGCCGGCACGCTGGCCACCCAGGACTACGCGGACATCATCCGGACGGCGACACCGCTGGCCGAACCCGTGAAAATGCACCACCCGGCGAGCATCCGCAGGCACTACGAGGAAATGGACCGTCTGCCCGAGGGCTACCTTGTCCTCGGCGACGCGATCTGCAGTTTCAACCCCGTCTACGGTCAAGGGATGACGACCGCCGCCCTGCAAGGGCTCCTCCTGAAGGATCTGCTGGCGGAAACACGTGAGGAGCTGGGCCGCCGGTTCCTCAACGCGGCGGCGAAGCTCCTGGACACTCCGTGGGGAGTCGTCGCGGGCGGCGATCTCCGGTTCCCCGAGGCCGAAGGGACACGCACCGCTCGGACGAAGCAGTTCTCCGCATACCTCACGCGGTACCGCGTGGCCGCACACCACGACGCGGAACTCGTCACCGCCTTCCTGCGCGTGACCAACATGCTGGACGACCCCTCCGCGCTCATGACCCCGGAGATCGTCGCCCGCGTCACAGCCGGGTGGCTGAACAGCCGAGAAGAAGACGAAGTACGTCCGCCCCGGCGGCCCGACGTGCTTGCCGTGTAGCGCCGTTGATCTGTACCTGCCGCAACCGGCCGCCCGCACATGCCGTTGTGCCGCAGGGGTTGGTGCGGTCGACCACGGGGCGACGGGTGGCCGACGCCTCGGTCAGGCCGTCCCTGATGACCGCACCGCCCGACGCGACCGTTCTCCGCTTCAACACCGCGACGGTCGACGACCGTATGCCTCCCGCCAACCGTCACAAGGAGGAACACGTGAAGGATCACGATCAGACGGGCCCGCCCGAACCGACGCGGCCAAAACCGCGGTCGCGCCGCGAGATGCCGACCCGGCGCACGGTCCTGGGGGCGGCCGCGATCGCGGGGATCACCGCGGCCGGCGCGGGGGCATACGCCTGGGCCGGGGACCGACTGCCGTCCGACCGCCTGACGCCGGCGAAGTTCACCGACCGGTTCGAGCAGCTGTCCGGGGTGCACGACGGCTTCCGCCGCAACCACGCCAAGGGCGTGAGTGCATCAGGGACCTTCGTCAGCAACGGGGCGGGCGTCAAGCTGTCGAGCGCCGCCGTATTCGCCTCGGGCTCGACGCCGGTGACCGCGCGCTTCTCCCTGTCCGGCGGCCTGCCCGCGGTCGCCGACGCGAACGCCACCGCCCGGGGCTTCGCGGTGCTCTTCCACCTGAGCAATGGCGAGCAGTGGCGCACCGCGATGATCAACCTGCCCGTCTTCCCCGACAGCGTGCCGCAGGGCTTCTACGACCGGCAGCTCGCCACCGCGCCCGTGCCCGCGACCGGGCAACCCGATCCGGTGAAGGTCGCCGCGTTCCTCGCCGCATACCCCAAGACCGCACGCGCGATGGCGCTGGTCAAGAAGACGCCGCCGGCCGGCGACTTCTCCAACAGCACCTTCCGCGGCCTCAACGCCTTCTACTTCACCAACCAGGCGGGCAAGTCGATCCCGGTCCGCTGGAGCCTGGTACCCGAGGAACCCTCCCGTCCCGGCCCGAAGGCCCCGCAAGCCGACCATGACTACCTGTTCAACGCGCTGATCGAGCGCGTACGGTCCGGCCCCGTGCGCTGGCACCTGATGATCACGCTCGGCGCGCCCGGCGACCCCACCCATGACGCCACCGTGCCCTGGCCCGCCGGCCGGCCCCAGATCGACGTCGGCACGCTGACCATCGACGCCCTGCAGACCGAGGAGGCGGGAAACGCGCGGGACATCAACTTCGACCCACTCATTCTTCCGCAGGGCATCAGTCCGTCCGACGATCCGCTGCTCACCGCGCGATCGGCCGTCTACGCCCAGTCCTACCGGCGCAGGACCCGCGAGGCACAGCAACCCAGCAAGGTCGACGTTCA is a genomic window of Streptomyces sp. Edi2 containing:
- a CDS encoding catalase family peroxidase, with the translated sequence MTAPPDATVLRFNTATVDDRMPPANRHKEEHVKDHDQTGPPEPTRPKPRSRREMPTRRTVLGAAAIAGITAAGAGAYAWAGDRLPSDRLTPAKFTDRFEQLSGVHDGFRRNHAKGVSASGTFVSNGAGVKLSSAAVFASGSTPVTARFSLSGGLPAVADANATARGFAVLFHLSNGEQWRTAMINLPVFPDSVPQGFYDRQLATAPVPATGQPDPVKVAAFLAAYPKTARAMALVKKTPPAGDFSNSTFRGLNAFYFTNQAGKSIPVRWSLVPEEPSRPGPKAPQADHDYLFNALIERVRSGPVRWHLMITLGAPGDPTHDATVPWPAGRPQIDVGTLTIDALQTEEAGNARDINFDPLILPQGISPSDDPLLTARSAVYAQSYRRRTREAQQPSKVDVQEVEAGHDH